The segment TTTTTCACATCCTTATCTGATTAGAAGCATACGTTTTGCATCAACCGTTTCTTCATTCGCTTCCAGCTTATAGAAATAAATTCCGCTACCCACGATTTGCCCGTTTTTATCTTTTCCATTCCAGAAAACAGAACCGATATTGGAATTTCCAAGAGCGATTTTTTTTACAAGCTGCCCTCTTATATTATAAATTAGAATATTGCCGGAATTGAAATCTTCTTTTAGCGCATAAGAAATTTCTGTTTTTTGGAAGAATGGATTGGGAAAATTTTGACGCAGAGAACTATTTTCAACTTGGTTTGGAGGCAATTCCAGAATAT is part of the Candidatus Cloacimonadota bacterium genome and harbors:
- a CDS encoding FlgD immunoglobulin-like domain containing protein; this encodes NWHESHDPVIAAPILADSTSFQLYKDNLMEIYHSLDNDYPASAIRDYIENILELPPNQVENSSLRQNFPNPFFQKTEISYALKEDFNSGNILIYNIRGQLVKKIALGNSNIGSVFWNGKDKNGQIVGSGIYFYKLEANEETVDAKRMLLIR